DNA from Amorphoplanes friuliensis DSM 7358:
CGGGCCATGCACGACACGGCCTCGCTGCTCGACCTGGCCGAGGTGGAGCGGGCCGCGGTGGCCATCGCCTCCGCGCCGCGGGTCAACATCTTCGGTGCCAGCGGCAGCGCCCTGGTCGGCGAGGAGATGCAGTTCAGCCTGCACCGCATCGGCGTGGCCGCCTGGGCCTGGACCGACGTGCACAACGGGCTGGCCAGCGCCGCGCTCTCCCGCGCCGGCGACGTCGCGCTCGGCATCTCGCACAGCGGCGAGACCGGCGAGACGATCGAGCTGCTCGCCGAGGCCAGCAGCCGCGGCGCGACCACCATCGCGCTCACCAGCTTCCCGCGCTCACCCCTGGCGGAGCTCGCGGACATCGTCCTCGTGACCGCCACCCAGGCCACGACCTTCCGGCCGGACGCGCTCTCCGCGCGCCACCCGCAGCTGGTCGTCCTCGATCTGCTCTACGTCGCCGTCGCCCAGCGGACCCACGAACGTTCGCACGCGGCCTTTCAACGCACCGCCCAAGCCGTCCACGGTCACAAAGCCGTCAAGGACGGGAGCCCCACCCCATGAACACGAGATCCCCTCTCACCCCATATTTCATTTCGTCCAGGAGGAAAAGCGTGAAGCGCAGAATCGCGGTTGCCGCGGCTCTCGCAGCGACGCTGGTCGGAGCCGCCGCATGTGGCTCGAGCAGCGACAGCAGCGAAACCCCCAACGCCAACGCATCGGTCAACGGCGCAGGCAAGACCATCAAGGTCTGGCTGATGGTCGACGCCCAGTCCGGCTGGCCCGAGGTCGTCAAGCAGGCCAACGACCGGTTCACCCAGGCCACCGGCGCCCAGGTCCAGGTCGACTACCAGCAGTGGACCGACCACCTGGCCAAGCTCGACACCACCCTGGCCGGCAACGACGTCCCCGACGTGGTCGAGCTGGGTAACACCGAGATGCCGAAGTACGTCTTCAACCAGGCGTTCGCACCGCTCGACAAGGGCCAGTTCGAGAACTCCGGCCAGTGGCTGACCGGTCTCTCGGCGCCGTGCGAGCTCGACGGCAAGACCTACTGCGTGCCGTACTACGCCGGTGCCCGGGTCCTGCTCTACCGCACGGACCTCTTCAAGGACGCCGGTCTGAGCGCGCCGAAGACCTACGAGGACGTCGTGGCCGCGGCCAAGGCCCTCAAGGCCAAGAACGGCAACGACAAGCAGTTCTCCGCGTTCCTGATGCCGGGCAAGTACTGGTACGCCGCGATGGCGTGGGTGCACGGCAGCGGCGGCGAGATCGCCAAGAAGGACGGCGACAAGTGGGTCGGTTCGCTCTCCGAGCCGGCCGCGCAGGAGGGCCTGACCAAGTGGGCCGACCTGGCCAAGACCTACTCCAGCGGTGACCCCACCAAGGACGAGGCCGACCAGGACCCGGTGTTCGCCCAGGGCAAGACCGGCATGATCTACGCCAACGGCTGGGAGCTCGGCGCTGTGCAGGAGCAGCTCAAGGACCCCAACGACCCCGCCTCGGCGAAGGTCAAGACCAAGGTCAACGGCAAGGTCGCCTCGGCGCCGATGCCGGGCGTGCCGTCCTTCCTCGGTGGCTCGAACGTCGCCGTCACGGCGAAGAGCCCGAACGCCGATCTGGCCGCCAAGTGGGCGCAGATCTTCACCGACGCCAAGTCCCAGGAGGGCCTGATCGCCAAGGGTGTTCTGCCCAACGCGACGTCCCTGCTCGACAAGGCGGCGGCGGTCAAGGGCAACGAGGCGACCGCGCAGGCCGCCAAGGAGACCTGGTTCGTCCCGATGGCGCCGAAGTGGTCGGACGTCGAGTCGGCGAACGTGCTGCAGAACATGCTGGTGAGCATTGCCACCGGTAAGTCCTCGGTGGCCGACGCCACCAAGGAAGCCGACGCGAAGATCAACGAGATCCTCAACGCCAGCTGACGGACGCGTGCCGCCCGCCGCGAGGCGGGCGGCACGACCCGGCACCTCACTCCCCCCGCAAGAGAGGTAAGGGACCGATGTCCGTCGTCGACTCCCCGTCCGCACCGCCGGCGCAGCAGCCGACGGCGCCGGATCAGGCGGATGGCACCCGGCTCAAGCGTCGTTCGGCCACCAGCGGCGGCCTCGCGCCCCTGGTGCTCACACTGCCCGCACTGTTGCTGCTCGCCGGACTGCTGGGGTACCCGCTGGTCCGGATGGTCGTCCTGTCCTTCCAGAGCATGGGCCTGCGCCAGCTGTTCGGGAATCTGCCGCCGGACAACGTCGGTTTTGCCAACTACGTCAAGATCTTCACGAACCAGACGTTCTACGAGGTCGTCGCCCGCACGGTGACCTTCACCGTCGTGTCGGTGCTGCTCACGGTCGTGCTCGGGCTGGGTGTGGCGCTGTTGATGCGCCGGGTCGCGCCGAGCATCCGGATCGTCATGATCATTGCGATGATGTTCGTCTGGGCCATGCCGCAGCTGGTCGCCACGCAGACCTTCCGCTGGCTGGTCGACTCCGACTTCGGCGTCCTCAACTACCTGATCGACCTGCTGCCCGGTGTCGATTTTGCCAACCACAGCTGGTTCGCCGACCCGATCCAGGGCTGGACCGTGATCACCTCGATCGTGGTCTGGGCCGGCATCCCCTTCATCGCGATCACCCTCAACGCCGGTCTGACCCAGGTGCCCAAGGAACTGCTCGAGGCGGCCACCGTCGACGGCGCCTCGACCTGGCAGGCCCTGCTCAAGGTGACGCTGCCGATCCTCAAGCCCCTGCTGGTCATCGTCACCACGCTGTCGGTCATCTGGAACTTCGGCCTCTTCACCCAGGTCTG
Protein-coding regions in this window:
- a CDS encoding extracellular solute-binding protein — its product is MKRRIAVAAALAATLVGAAACGSSSDSSETPNANASVNGAGKTIKVWLMVDAQSGWPEVVKQANDRFTQATGAQVQVDYQQWTDHLAKLDTTLAGNDVPDVVELGNTEMPKYVFNQAFAPLDKGQFENSGQWLTGLSAPCELDGKTYCVPYYAGARVLLYRTDLFKDAGLSAPKTYEDVVAAAKALKAKNGNDKQFSAFLMPGKYWYAAMAWVHGSGGEIAKKDGDKWVGSLSEPAAQEGLTKWADLAKTYSSGDPTKDEADQDPVFAQGKTGMIYANGWELGAVQEQLKDPNDPASAKVKTKVNGKVASAPMPGVPSFLGGSNVAVTAKSPNADLAAKWAQIFTDAKSQEGLIAKGVLPNATSLLDKAAAVKGNEATAQAAKETWFVPMAPKWSDVESANVLQNMLVSIATGKSSVADATKEADAKINEILNAS
- a CDS encoding MurR/RpiR family transcriptional regulator — protein: MVEPDVDGTATTAVVDSLVRDQAPHVVMNNSDGVLVRVRTLLPEFTGALQRVAEQVLTDPAAASRATIVELAERSGTSPATVTRFCRALGFDGYADLRLGIAAETGRARASGWTVDIGREIQPSDPLERVLGQIMAADTRAMHDTASLLDLAEVERAAVAIASAPRVNIFGASGSALVGEEMQFSLHRIGVAAWAWTDVHNGLASAALSRAGDVALGISHSGETGETIELLAEASSRGATTIALTSFPRSPLAELADIVLVTATQATTFRPDALSARHPQLVVLDLLYVAVAQRTHERSHAAFQRTAQAVHGHKAVKDGSPTP
- a CDS encoding carbohydrate ABC transporter permease is translated as MSVVDSPSAPPAQQPTAPDQADGTRLKRRSATSGGLAPLVLTLPALLLLAGLLGYPLVRMVVLSFQSMGLRQLFGNLPPDNVGFANYVKIFTNQTFYEVVARTVTFTVVSVLLTVVLGLGVALLMRRVAPSIRIVMIIAMMFVWAMPQLVATQTFRWLVDSDFGVLNYLIDLLPGVDFANHSWFADPIQGWTVITSIVVWAGIPFIAITLNAGLTQVPKELLEAATVDGASTWQALLKVTLPILKPLLVIVTTLSVIWNFGLFTQVWGVRNGRPEEDYQVLATWSYSTAFQNNNYGMGSAIAVVTVLLLLGVTAFYMRQMFRIGDVD